The following are encoded in a window of Methylocystis rosea genomic DNA:
- the ychF gene encoding redox-regulated ATPase YchF produces the protein MGFKCGIVGLPNVGKSTLFNALTQTAAAQAANYPFCTIEPNVGEVAVPDPRLEELARIAGSKEIIPTRLTFVDIAGLVRGASKGEGLGNQFLANIRECDAIAHVVRCFEDGDVTHVEGGVDPIRDIETIETELMLADLDSLEKRVVAMEKKAKGGDKEAKELADLMNRCLVLLREGKPARLAKVSAEERVAFAGLGLLSSKPVLYVCNVEEASASEGNAQSAKVAVRAAEEDAAAVVVSAKIESEIAVLPAAEQKDYLEAVGLTEPGLNRVIRAGYDLLHLITYFTVGPKEARAWTIEKGVRAPAAAGVIHTDFEKGFIRAETIAYGDYISNKGEAGARDAGRLRLEGKEYVVADGDVMHFRFNT, from the coding sequence ATGGGGTTCAAATGTGGCATCGTCGGCCTGCCCAACGTCGGCAAGTCGACCCTCTTCAACGCCCTCACGCAGACCGCCGCGGCGCAGGCCGCGAACTATCCTTTCTGCACGATCGAGCCCAATGTCGGCGAAGTCGCCGTTCCGGACCCGAGGCTTGAGGAACTGGCCAGGATCGCCGGCTCCAAAGAGATCATTCCGACGCGCCTGACCTTTGTCGACATCGCCGGGCTCGTGCGCGGCGCCTCCAAGGGCGAAGGGCTCGGCAACCAGTTTCTGGCCAATATCCGCGAATGCGACGCGATCGCTCATGTCGTGCGCTGTTTCGAGGACGGCGACGTGACCCATGTCGAAGGCGGCGTCGATCCGATCCGCGACATCGAGACGATCGAGACCGAGCTGATGCTCGCCGATCTCGATAGCCTCGAAAAGCGCGTCGTCGCCATGGAGAAAAAAGCCAAGGGCGGCGACAAGGAGGCGAAGGAACTCGCCGATCTGATGAACCGCTGCCTTGTCCTGCTGCGCGAGGGCAAGCCCGCCCGTCTCGCCAAGGTGAGCGCGGAGGAGCGCGTCGCCTTCGCGGGTCTCGGGCTGCTCTCGTCGAAGCCCGTGCTTTACGTCTGCAACGTCGAAGAGGCGTCGGCGTCCGAAGGCAACGCCCAATCAGCGAAAGTCGCTGTGCGCGCCGCCGAGGAAGACGCGGCCGCGGTGGTCGTTTCGGCGAAGATCGAAAGCGAGATCGCCGTGCTGCCCGCCGCCGAGCAGAAGGACTATCTCGAAGCCGTCGGCCTCACCGAGCCCGGGCTTAATCGCGTCATCCGCGCCGGCTACGACCTCCTGCATCTCATCACTTATTTCACCGTCGGCCCGAAGGAGGCGCGCGCCTGGACCATCGAGAAAGGCGTGCGCGCGCCGGCGGCGGCAGGCGTGATCCATACCGATTTTGAGAAGGGCTTCATCCGCGCCGAAACGATCGCTTATGGCGATTACATTTCAAACAAGGGCGAGGCGGGGGCGCGCGACGCGGGGCGCTTAAGGCTGGAAGGCAAGGAATATGTCGTCGCCGACGGCGACGTCATGCATTTCAGGTTTAATACGTAA
- a CDS encoding acetyl-CoA C-acetyltransferase gives MTDIVIVSAARTAVGSFNGAFGAVPAHELGAVAIKAALERANVQPNEVNEVILGQVLDSAQGQNPARQAAIKAGVPDSATAFGINQVCGSGLRAVALAAQQIQAGDASIIVAGGQESMSLAPHASQLRTGTKMGDVKFVDTMIIDGLTDAFNNYHMGVTAENVARQWQITREQQDEFAVKSQNKAEAAQKAGKFKDEIIPYTISTKKGDVVIDADEYIKHGVTMEGVGKLRPAFAKDGTVTAANASGLNDGAAALIVMSAEEAKKRGLTPLARIASWATAGVDPSLMGSGPIPASRKALEKAGWKVADLDLIEANEAFAAQALAVNKDMGWDPAIVNVNGGAIAIGHPIGASGARVLTTLLHEMARRGSKKGLATLCIGGGMGIALTVER, from the coding sequence ATGACCGATATCGTGATCGTTTCCGCGGCGCGCACCGCCGTCGGATCGTTCAACGGAGCCTTTGGAGCGGTTCCGGCCCACGAGCTCGGCGCCGTCGCCATCAAGGCCGCTCTCGAGCGCGCCAACGTCCAGCCCAATGAGGTGAACGAAGTCATTCTCGGGCAGGTGCTCGACTCCGCGCAGGGCCAGAATCCGGCGCGTCAGGCGGCGATCAAGGCCGGCGTTCCGGACAGCGCCACCGCCTTCGGGATCAATCAGGTCTGCGGCTCCGGGCTGCGCGCCGTGGCGCTCGCCGCCCAGCAGATTCAGGCGGGCGACGCCAGCATCATCGTCGCCGGCGGTCAGGAGTCGATGTCGCTCGCGCCGCATGCGTCGCAGCTGCGCACCGGAACGAAAATGGGCGACGTCAAATTCGTCGACACCATGATCATCGACGGGCTCACCGACGCCTTCAACAATTATCACATGGGCGTCACCGCCGAGAACGTCGCCCGGCAGTGGCAGATCACCCGCGAGCAGCAGGACGAATTCGCCGTCAAGTCGCAGAACAAGGCCGAGGCCGCGCAGAAGGCCGGCAAGTTCAAGGACGAGATCATCCCCTATACGATCTCGACCAAGAAGGGCGACGTCGTTATCGACGCCGACGAATATATCAAGCATGGCGTGACCATGGAGGGCGTCGGCAAGCTGCGCCCGGCCTTCGCCAAGGACGGCACGGTGACGGCGGCGAACGCCTCAGGCCTCAACGACGGCGCCGCGGCGCTCATCGTGATGAGCGCCGAAGAGGCCAAGAAGCGCGGCCTGACGCCGCTGGCGCGCATCGCCTCCTGGGCGACCGCCGGCGTCGATCCGTCGCTGATGGGCTCCGGGCCGATCCCCGCGTCGCGCAAAGCGCTGGAGAAGGCCGGCTGGAAGGTCGCCGACCTCGATCTCATCGAGGCGAACGAAGCCTTCGCGGCGCAGGCGCTCGCGGTCAACAAGGACATGGGCTGGGATCCGGCGATCGTGAACGTCAACGGCGGCGCGATCGCCATCGGCCATCCGATCGGCGCCTCCGGCGCGCGCGTGCTCACCACGCTCCTGCACGAGATGGCGCGTCGCGGCTCCAAGAAGGGCCTCGCGACGCTCTGCATCGGCGGCGGCATGGGCATCGCGCTGACGGTCGAACGGTAA
- the phaR gene encoding polyhydroxyalkanoate synthesis repressor PhaR, giving the protein MATEKKPTTIKKYANRRLYDTGTSTYVTLEDLAGMVKRGEDFVVCDAKTGDDITRPVLAQIIFEQEGKEGQSLLPIAFLRQLIRFYGDSMQMLVPSYLEFSIDKLTKEQQRFRDQFASALGVGGAPFAEPTRAAFQSLEEQARKNMAVFRQALTMFNPFGVPTEGMMTTAPSLDEQENGGVRKEGGDVADLKRQLDELNKRIDNLSKG; this is encoded by the coding sequence ATGGCGACTGAGAAAAAACCCACAACGATCAAGAAATACGCCAATCGTCGGCTCTATGACACCGGAACGAGCACCTATGTGACGCTGGAGGACCTTGCCGGGATGGTGAAGCGCGGCGAGGATTTCGTCGTGTGCGATGCAAAAACCGGCGATGACATCACCCGCCCGGTTCTGGCCCAGATCATCTTCGAGCAGGAGGGCAAGGAAGGCCAGAGCCTGCTGCCGATCGCCTTCCTGCGCCAGCTCATCCGCTTCTACGGCGACTCGATGCAGATGCTGGTGCCAAGCTATCTCGAATTCTCGATCGACAAGCTGACGAAGGAACAGCAAAGATTCCGGGATCAATTCGCCTCGGCGCTCGGCGTCGGGGGGGCTCCGTTCGCCGAGCCAACGCGGGCGGCGTTCCAGTCGCTCGAAGAGCAGGCGCGCAAGAACATGGCCGTGTTCCGTCAGGCGCTGACCATGTTCAATCCCTTCGGCGTGCCGACGGAAGGCATGATGACCACGGCGCCCTCGCTCGACGAGCAGGAGAATGGCGGCGTTCGCAAGGAAGGCGGCGACGTCGCCGACCTGAAGCGCCAGCTCGACGAGCTGAACAAGCGGATCGATAATCTGTCGAAGGGGTAA